One window from the genome of Solea solea chromosome 2, fSolSol10.1, whole genome shotgun sequence encodes:
- the LOC131446397 gene encoding FERM and PDZ domain-containing protein 4-like isoform X3 — protein MDMFGFSKMPKLSGHKNKTSGWPPPSFGTWAGLHGPPYSWDSMSSTRDERDCLTNQVSQSSSLEEVHLDGIPPAPRLVEMRRDPVLGFGFVAGSEKPVVVRSVTPGGPSEGKLLPGDEIIMINDEPVSSAPRERVIDLVRSCKESIMLTVVQPYPSPKSAFISAAKKAMLKSNPVKVRFAEEVIINGQVPNPVKDNSLLFMPNVLKVYLENGQTKSFRFDSSTSIKDVILTLQEKLSIKCIEHFSLMLEQRMESSGSKLLLLHEQEMLTQVTRRSGSDKMKCFFRISFVPRDPVELLRRDAVAFEYLYVQSCNDVVLERFGPELKYDAALRLAALQMYILTMTTRQSQKVSLKYIQKEWGLPVFLPPAVLTTMKEKNIRKALTHILKTNQNLVPPGKKLTALQAKVHYLRYLSELRLYGGREFKSILLQGEKQTEVMLLVGPRYGISHVINARTNLVALLADFSHVNRIEILTEDDTNVRLELHVLDVRPITLIMESSDAMNLACLTAGYYRLLVDSRRSIFSMARCNSTGGDDTSQDRVLEWPYSTSLGENEELSLSQGEVNNRDSAFPDNRQKENRNSISPYFHELQNPDNRDLGTRRSPLPPPPPPATRHKPQDSPRSAKVSFIFGGDQPLNPSKNAGYKRLLESPEVPEHKPLCLHNNTDFQPQDMAPCQFSGLTHVYSNIITEGGGEEPLLRDLFYHDTTDDAEDDDDASCEEDSTGGTPVSDDRGGGDENCGNQGGVRTTAATFLALSGSTDDIIDLTSLPPPEGDDGVDEDEDDTLLQTLNHAIAAPPPGFRDSSDEDAAPEGRPLSTRDNDDIPVSLIDAIPTHGEGEGTRGGERRLENSVINTLQALEALSVSEQAPPPPPPNSNNRGVFTSRGFSPGSSSDSGNETNSSEMTEISELAATHRLSESHMRLLVATREGYQPLIEEKTEFPVSPRTGGTTQKKPSPARHLQPPAVPPRRSPQLDTTSSGQDSLDVRSQTNLSSTLQRPSSTTPGGKHHKKSADSSGKYNTFSTREGQRGSSSHFDLDQRTSFCERGESPGRQNSFVAENSGANSLPLDHHRIPHHPSSTSDQLSNAVNLGDCGTDNGAVPVEQDEHLVVASLLSPTKSPTAAVSDQGSDIQNNHQPISRQQSVARLCEYHLAKRISSLQGEAHSSLQGSLCSSLDAGGSTNSSACATPTDSPLGSGVVESKHLHSQRGPLSSSSSSLFRVLNYEESKSGIPHSIPGQSMQGKDLHPHADPALLRKMLPNIHPPAGGEPGRPSSATPLKHKETTSSANKKPFNDLHAKQQPCFKGLNQKEGSEAYRQLINYLTVSQMHQGGKLHSAGMGGAVKKDTRRFITSNPQLVEMVRNRGNTIARCPCMPSSISSPFLNPNVVNPNAVTMQLANRSLRSYHSATLPAKLKRGSDMQAHRPNESLHFRAATAERRNSLSGLESELEMSGVDPEHALSLYKTEGFMTNDGAFIAGGSRDGGATCNRPPRRSKSQPSGSSEEWLKSDPRSPHSRPNDSLCFSAASNLSGQRAELNTLSLGRGDHPSAFIRQASTRRDCLTSPTPNLQSPPPPPPPPPTLSIPLQVNTSSRNSAFTQDPIHSIQSRQNQNHIQAPSPNLPQTDPFGNNLQRGRELKRSSSNVTASSGSVEVPFEKPTRSRSQQPLLPSMPQQGDTKVQRRPTRKRLSKSYSQGSVSSHTTCWSTGSTLDRRASVAFPLQKDTKHMKGSQKLDTSPWRCNGPFSYCFFKRKTEGEEDETEWERPRRSRGEKSIDINGGTVSAISPCGSVVDAAGEQLYGEVLNNMSFSDRLGRINALKDHMYSFPSGFTDVRRDSSELIALVRSSIGRCDRGPQMPVQDVSQYKQLLSVESKELGRACRRMAQAHSSPEEMLLAVTCSFQVLCCLCEACMCLVRGLGASAPHQQREVVAKVDEVVMNYICLLKAAEAATVGAPGEHSVKALVRHSSTMSAIANALTRSLKTLLSK, from the exons CCATAAGAACAAGACGTCAGGCTGGCCACCTCCTAGCTTTGGCACGTGGGCCGGACTGCATGGGCCTCCGTACAGCTGGGACAGCATGAGCAGCACCAGAGACGAGCGTGACTGCCTCACCAA CCAAGTGTCACAGAGCAGTTCCCTGGAGGAGGTTCACCTGGATGGCATCCCTCCTGCCCCTCGCCTAGTAGAGATGAGACGTGACCCAGTCCTGGGCTTCGGCTTTGTGGCGGGCAGTGAGAAACCGGTGGTGGTCCGCTCCGTCACGCCAG gtggccCATCAGAGGGGAAGCTGTTGCCAGGCGATGAGATCATCATGATTAATGATGAGCCTGTCAGCTCAGCTCCAAGAGAACGGGTCATCGACCTGGTCAG AAGCTGCAAAGAATCCATCATGCTGACTGTTGTCCAGCCCTATCCT TCCCCGAAATCAGCGTTCATCAGTGCAGCCAAGAAAGCCATGCTCAAGTCCAATCCAGTCAAAGTGCGCTTTGCAGAGGAGGTGATCATAAATGGCCAGGTTCCA aACCCAGTGAAGGACAACTCTCTTCTGTTCATGCCAAACGTCTTGAAGGTTTACCTGGAGAACGGGCAGACAAAGTCTTTCCGCTTCGACAGCAGTACCTCCATCAAG GATGTGATTCTGACCCTGCAAGagaagctgtcaatcaaatgcATCGAGCACTTCTCCCTCATGTTGGAACAGAGGATGGAAAGCTCTGGAAGCAAATTGCTTCTCCTGCACGAGCAGGAGATGCTTACTCAG GTGACCCGGAGATCCGGCTCCGACAAGATGAAGTGTTTCTTCAGAATCAGCTTCGTGCCGAGGGACCCGGTGGAGCTGCTCCGCAGAGACGCCGTGGCGTTTGAATATCTCTATGTGCAG AGTTGTAACGATGTGGTGCTGGAGCGATTCGGCCCGGAGCTCAAGTACGACGCCGCTCTGCGATTGGCTGCACTGCAGATGTACATCCTCACCATGACAACACGACAGAGCCAGAAGGTCTCGCTGAAATATATCCA AAAGGAGTGGGGTCTGCCAGTGTTCTTGCCTCCTGCTGTGCTGACCACCATGAAGGAGAAAAACATCAGGAAGGCTCTGACACACATCCTTAAAACCAACCAGAACCTTGTGCCTCCAGGGAAGAAA CTGACTGCTTTGCAGGCCAAGGTACATTACCTGAGGTACCTCAGCGAACTCAGACTCTACGGAGGGAGGGAGTTCAAATCAATACTTTTG CAAggggagaaacagacagaggtGATGCTGCTCGTGGGCCCACGTTATGGCATCAGTCATGTCATCAATGCACGCACCAACCTGGTGGCCCTGTTAGCCGACTTCAGCCACGTCAACCGCATCGAGATCCTCACCGAGGACGACACCAATGTCCGGCTGGAGCTACATGTTCTGGACGTCAGG CCCATCACACTCATCATGGAGTCAAGTGATGCAATGAACCTGGCCTGCCTAACAGCAGGCTACTATCGCCTCCTAGTGGACTCAAGGAGATCTATCTTCAGCATGGCCCGCTGTAACAGCACTGGAGGGGATGACACAA GTCAGGATCGTGTCCTGGAGTGGCCCTACAGCACATCTCTGGGGGAAAATGAGGAGCTTTCCCTCAGCCAAGGAGAGGTTAACAACAGAGACTCTGCATTTCCAGACAACAGGCAGAAAGAGAACAGAAACAGCATCTCTCCTTACTTTCACGAACTGCAAAACCCTGACAATAGAGACCTAGGGACCCGGAGAAGTCCgctgccacctcctcctcccccggcTACCAGACACAAACCTCAAGACTCACCTCGGAGTGCCaaagtgtcttttatttttgggGGGGACCAACCCTTGAACCCGTCTAAGAACGCAGGCTATAAGCGACTGTTGGAGAGTCCGGAGGTACCTGAGCACAAACCGCTCTGCttgcacaacaacacagacttTCAGCCACAGGACATGGCGCCATGTCAGTTCAGCGGTCTGACACATGTGTATAGTAACATCATCACTGAGGGAGGTGGTGAGGAGCCACTCCTAAGAGACCTATTTTATCATGACACGACAGATGATGcagaggacgatgatgatgctTCCTGTGAGGAAGACTCCACTGGGGGGACACCAGTGAGTGACGATAGAGGAGGTGGAGATGAAAACTGTGGTAATCAAGGTGGGGTGCGTACCACGGCCGCTACCTTCCTCGCGCTTTCTGGTTCCACCGACGACATCATCGACCTGACATCACTCCCTCCTCCCGAGGGAGATGACGGCGTAGATGAAGACGAAGATGACACACTGCTGCAGACGCTCAACCATGCGATTGCAGCTCCACCACCGGGTTTTCGGGACAGTTCAGATGAGGACGCCGCACCTGAGGGAAGACCACTAAGCACGCGGGACAATGATGACATCCCAGTGTCGTTAATTGATGCCATACCAACACATGGGGAGGGGGAAGGAACCAGGGGAGGGGAGAGACGACTGGAGAACTCAGTCATAAACACTCTACAGGCACTGGaggctctgtctgtctctgaacAGGCAcctcccccaccaccccccaaCAGTAACAATCGAG GTGTTTTCACGTCACGAGGCTTTAGCCCAGGGTCATCCTCAGATTCTGGAAATGAGACCAACTCCTCAGAGATGACTGAAATCTCTGAACTGGCTGCTACTCACAGACTCAGCGAGAGCCACATGCGCCTTCTGGTGGCCACGAGGGAAGGATACCAACCATTAATTGAGGAGAAAACTGAGTTCCCTGTCTCACCTAGGACAGGAGGGACAACACAGAAGAAACCTAGTCCGGCACGGCACCTTCAACCTCCGGCAGTTCCTCCGAGACGGAGTCCTCAATTAGACACCACTTCATCGGGGCAGGACAGCTTGGACGTGAGATCCCAGACTAACCTCTCATCCACTCTGCAGCGGCCAAGTTCCACCACACCAGGAGGCAAGCATCACAAAAAGTCTGCAGATTCCAGTGGGAAGTACAACACTTTCAGCACACGGGAAGGGCAGCGGGGCAGTAGTAGCCATTTTGACTTGGACCAACGCACTTCATTTTGTGAGAGAGGGGAAAGTCCAGGAAGACAAAATTCGTTTGTGGCAGAAAATTCTGGAGCAAACAGTCTACCCCTTGATCACCACAGAATTCCCCATCATCCCTCCTCAACCTCTGATCAGCTCTCAAATGCCGTTAACTTGGGGGACTGTGGCACAGACAATGGTGCTGTGCCTGTTGAGCAAGACGAACATCTAGTTGTAGCATCATTGTTGTCTCCAACCAAAAGTCCCACAGCAGCAGTGTCTGACCAGGGATCTGACATACAAAACAACCATCAGCCAATTTCTAGACAGCAGAGTGTCGCCCGTTTGTGTGAGTACCACCTCGCCAAAAGGATTTCGAGTTTGCAAGGAGAAGCCCACAGTTCACTCCAGGGTTCTCTCTGCTCATCACTGGATGCTGGTggcagcacaaacagcagtgcCTGTGCAACTCCGACTGACTCACCACTTGGCTCGGGTGTAGTTGAATCAAAGCACCTCCATTCACAAAGGGGCCCACTTTCcagttcctcctcctcgttaTTCAGGGTGCTTAACTATGAGGAAAGCAAATCCGGAATCCCTCACAGCATCCCTGGTCAGAGTATGCAAGGAAAAGACCTCCACCCTCACGCAGACCCTGCCCTTCTTCGGAAAATGCTACCCAACATTCACCCCCCTGCTGGGGGTGAACCAGGCCGACCCTCCTCAGCCACACCATTAAAGCATAAAGAAACCACAAGTAGTGCAAACAAGAAGCCCTTTAATGATCTGCATGCTAAACAACAGCCCTGTTTTAAAGGGCTGAACCAGAAGGAAGGCAGTGAGGCTTACAGACAACTGATTAACTATCTGACAGTCAGCCAGATGCACCAGGGAGGGAAGCTGCACAGTGCAGGCATGGGAGGGGCAGTGAAAAAGGACACTAGGCGCTTTATCACAAGCAACCCTCAGCTTGTTGAAATGGTGAGGAATCGGGGCAACACCATTGCTCGCTGCCCATGTATGCCTTCCTCAATTTCATCCCCATTCCTCAACCCAAATGTAGTAAACCCTAACGCTGTAACTATGCAACTGGCAAATAGAAGTCTACGGTCTTACCACTCAGCCACACTTCCTGCTAAACTCAAGAGAGGTTCTGACATGCAAGCTCACAGACCAAATGAAAGTCTACATTTTAGAGCCGCTACTGCAGAGAGAAGAAACTCCCTCTCTGGCCTGGAGAGTGAGTTAGAGATGAGTGGTGTTGACCCAGAGCACGCTCTGTCCCTTTACAAGACAGAGGGCTTTATGACTAATGATGGGGCATTCATCGCAGGTGGAAGCCGTGATGGTGGTGCAACCTGTAACCGTCCCCCTCGTCGGTCAAAAAGCCAACCTAGTGGCAGTTCAGAGGAGTGGTTAAAATCAGACCCAAGGTCTCCTCATTCTCGTCCCAATGATTCTCTATGTTTCTCAGCTGCCTCCAATCTAAGTGGTCAACGAGCAGAACTCAACACCCTCTCACTGGGAAGGGGAGACCACCCATCAGCTTTTATCAGACAGGCATCTACAAGGAGAGATTGTCTTACATCTCCAACTCCCAATCTACagtctccacctcctcccccaccacctcctcctacTTTGTCTATACCTTTGCAAGTCAACACTAGCTCCAGAAATTCAGCCTTCACACAAGATCCAATCCATTCCATCCAGTCCCGGCAGAATCAGAACCACATCCAAGCCCCTTCCCCAAACCTACCACAGACTGATCCCTTTGGCAACAACCTACAAAGAGGTAGGGAGCTCAAACGCAGCTCCAGCAATGTCACTGCCAGTTCTGGTAGCGTTGAAGTTCCATTTGAGAAGCCAACCCGAAGCAGGAGTCAGCAGCCCTTGTTGCCATCTATGCCCCAACAAGGTGACACCAAAGTCCAGCGGAGGCCAACAAGGAAGAGGCTCTCCAAGAGCTATTCCCAAGGTTCTGTGTCTTCCCATACCACATGTTGGTCTACAGGCAGTACGTTAGATAGAAGGGCATCGGTGGCATTTCCATTGCAGAAAGACACTAAACACATGAAAGGCTCTCAAAAACTGGACACTAGTCCCTGGAGATGCAATGGACCTTTTAGCTATTGTTTCTTTAAACGTAAGACTGAGGGTgaagaggatgagactgagtgGGAGAGGCCCAGACGAAGCCGTGGTGAGAAGAGTATTGATATTAATGGTGGCACTGTGTCAGCCATATCACCCTGTGGCTCAGTGGTGGATGCAGCTGGAGAGCAGCTATATGGCGAGGTCCTCAATAACATGAGCTTTAGTGACCGTCTTGGACGAATCAATGCACTCAAAGACCACATGTATAGCTTCCCATCCGGCTTCACTGATGTTCGCCGTGATTCCAGTGAGCTTATTGCGCTGGTAAGATCCAGCATTGGTCGCTGTGATCGTGGACCGCAGATGCCGGTCCAGGATGTGTCCCAGTACAAGCAGCTCCTCTCAGTTGAGTCAAAAGAATTGGGCCGGGCATGTAGGAGGATGGCACAAGCACACAGTAGCCCAGAGGAAATGCTGCTAGCTGTAACGTGTAGCTTCCAGGTGCTATGCTGTCTGTGTGAAGCTTGCATGTGTCTGGTTAGAGGGCTCGGAGCCTCGGCTCCACACCAACAGAGAGAAGTTGTGGCAAAGGTTGACGAGGTTGTTATGAACTATATTTGTTTGCTCAAAGCAGCCGAGGCTGCCACAGTGGGAGCACCAGGGGAGCACAGCGTGAAAGCCCTGGTTCGCCACTCCAGTACCATGTCGGCCATTGCTAACGCACTCACCCGCTCCCTTAAAACGCTGCTCAGCAAGTAG